One window of Medicago truncatula cultivar Jemalong A17 chromosome 2, MtrunA17r5.0-ANR, whole genome shotgun sequence genomic DNA carries:
- the LOC11439312 gene encoding GDSL esterase/lipase At1g28580: MVVSHFHNKFLMASGSEQRWSTVTLQLLLVITVSAPLFTAACSSYSSIFSFGDSIADTGNLYLSSQPPSDHCFFPPYGQTYFHHPSGRCSDGRLIIDFIAESLGIPMVKPYLGIKNGVLEDNSAKEGANFAVIGATALDVSFFEERGVGFSTNYSLTVQLNWFKELLPSLCNSSKNCHEVFANSLFLMGEIGGNDFNYPLFIRRSIVEIKTYVPHVISAITSAINELIDLGARTLMIPGNFPLGCNVIYLTKYETTDKSQYDSAGCLKWLNEFAEFYNQELQYELHRLRRIHPHATIIYADYYNALLPLYQNPTKFGFTGLKNCCGMGGSYNFGSGSCGKPGVFACDDPSQYIGWDGVHLTEAAYRLIADGIINGPCSVPQFSNLCSVNVSYEYGHFNS; the protein is encoded by the exons ATGGTTGTTTCCCACTTCCACAACAAATTTCTCATGGCGTCTGGTTCTGAACAGCGATGGAGCACTGTAACATTACAATTACTTCTTGTAATTACGGTTTCAGCACCGTTATTCACGGCTGCATGCTCCTCTTACTCTTCCATCTTCAGCTTCGGTGATTCCATTGCCGACACTGGCAACCTGTATCTCAGCTCCCAACCACCCTCTGATCACTGTTTCTTCCCTCCCTATGGCCAAACTTACTTTCATCATCCGTCTGGACGTTGCTCCGATGGACGCCTCATCATTGATTTCATCG CTGAGTCATTGGGAATTCCAATGGTGAAACCATATTTAGGAATTAAGAATGGTGTATTGGAAGATAATAGTGCAAAGGAAGGAGCAAATTTTGCTGTTATAGGAGCAACGGCGTTGGACGTTAGTTTCTTTGAAGAGAGGGGTGTTGGTTTTAGTACCAATTATTCTTTGACAGTTCAATTGAATTGGTTCAAGGAACTTCTCCCTTCTCTTTGCAATTCCTCCAAAA ACTGCCATGAAGTTTTTGCAAACTCATTATTTCTTATGGGAGAGATCGGAGGTAACGACTTCAATTATCCTTTATTTATACGAAGGAGCATAGTAGAGATTAAAACATACGTGCCACATGTAATCAGTGCAATCACTTCAGCAATCAAT GAGTTGATTGATCTAGGTGCACGCACGCTCATGATCCCTGGGAATTTCCCATTGGGATGCAATGTAATTtacttaacaaaatatgaaactACAGATAAGAGCCAATATGACTCAGCTGGTTGCTTGAAGTGGTTAAACGAATTTGCTGAATTTTATAATCAGGAGCTCCAATATGAGTTACATAGGCTAAGAAGAATTCATCCTCATGCTACTATAATCTATGCTGATTACTACAATGCTCTTTTGCCATTATATCAAAATCCCACTAAATTTG GTTTTACAGGTCTTAAAAACTGTTGCGGGATGGGAGGTTCATATAATTTCGGATCAGGATCTTGTGGTAAACCAGGTGTGTTTGCTTGTGATGATCCTTCTCAGTATATTGGATGGGATGGTGTTCATTTGACTGAGGCTGCTTATAGATTAATTGCTGATGGCATCATTAATGGACCATGTTCTGTCCCTCAATTTAGTAACTTGTGCTCCGTGAATGTGAGCTATGAATATGGTCATTTCAATAGCTAG
- the LOC11439310 gene encoding pyruvate decarboxylase 1, which translates to METSPPSSAPSTVRPFTCDGTMGGHLARRLVEIGVRDVFSVPGDFNLTLLDHLIAEPELNLVGCCNELNAGYAADGYARAKGVGACVVTFTVGGLSILNAIAGAYSENLPVICIVGGPNSNDYGTNRILHHTIGLPDFSQELRCFQTITCFQAVVNNLEDAHELIDTAISTALKESKPVYISIGCNLPAIPHPTFARDPVPFFLAPRVSNQEGLEAAVEEAAAFLNKAVKPVIVGGPKLRVAKAQKAFMEFAEASGYPIAVMPSGKGLVPENHPHFIGTYWGAVSTSYCGEIVESADAYVFVGPIFNDYSSVGYSLLIKKEKSLIVQPNRVTIGNGLSLGWVFMADFLTALSKKVKKNTAAVENYRRIYVPPGIPLKWEKDEPLRVNVLFKHIQELLSGDTAVIAETGDSWFNCQKLRLPENCGYEFQMQYGSIGWSVGATLGYAQAATNKRVIACIGDGSFQVTAQDISTMIRCGQKSIIFLINNGGYTIEVEIHDGPYNVIKNWDYTRFVSAIHNGQGKCWTAKVRTEEDLIEAIATATGTEKDSLCFIEVFAHKDDTSKELLEWGSRVAAANSRPPNPQ; encoded by the exons ATGGAAACTTCACCTCCCAGCTCAGCTCCATCCACCGTCCGTCCCTTCACCTGTGATGGCACGATGGGCGGCCACCTTGCACGGCGGCTTGTCGAAATCGGCGTTCGCGACGTCTTCTCCGTTCCCGGCGACTTCAATTTAACTCTTCTTGACCACCTGATCGCTGAGCCGGAGCTTAACCTTGTCGGTTGCTGTAACGAGCTGAATGCTGGATATGCTGCTGACGGTTACGCACGTGCCAAGGGAGTTGGCGCGTGTGTTGTGACTTTTACAGTCGGTGGACTTAGTATCCTCAACGCCATTGCCGGAGCTTACAGTGAAAACTTGCCGGTGATTTGTATTGTTGGAGGACCTAATTCTAATGACTATGGTACTAACAGAATTCTTCATCATACTATTGGTTTACCTGATTTTTCGCAAGAGCTTCGTTGCTTTCAAACGATCACATGTTTTCAG GCAGTGGTGAATAACTTGGAGGATGCACATGAACTTATTGATACTGCAATTTCAACTGCTTTGAAAGAAAGCAAGCCTGTTTATATAAGCATAGGTTGTAATCTTCCTGCAATTCCTCATCCAACTTTTGCTAGGGACCCTGTTCCATTTTTTCTTGCACCAAG GGTAAGCAATCAGGAAGGGTTAGAAGCAGCTGTCGAAGAAGCGGCTGCATTTCTGAACAAAGCTGTGAAGCCAGTTATCGTGGGCGGGCCAAAACTTAGGGTAGCAAAGGCGCAGAAGGCTTTCATGGAGTTTGCAGAAGCTAGTGGATATCCAATAGCTGTAATGCCCTCCGGTAAAGGACTTGTACCAGAAAATCATCCACATTTCATTGGAACATATTGGGGTGCTGTTAGTACTAGCTATTGTGGGGAGATAGTGGAGTCTGCTGATGCTTATGTTTTTGTTGGTCCCATCTTCAATGACTATAGTTCTGTTGGATACTCGTTGTTGATAAAGAAGGAGAAGTCCTTAATCGTGCAGCCCAATCGGGTCACCATTGGCAATGGTCTTTCCTTAGGTTGGGTTTTCATGGCTGATTTCTTAACTGCATTGTCTAAAAAGGTGAAGAAAAACACCGCAGCTGTGGAGAATTACCGTAGAATCTATGTTCCGCCGGGCATTCCTCTGAAGTGGGAGAAGGATGAACCTCTTAGAGTTAATGTACTATTCAAGCACATTCAG GAACTGCTAAGTGGAGATACTGCTGTAATAGCTGAAACCGGTGATTCATGGTTTAACTGTCAGAAGCTTCGTTTGCCTGAGAATTGCGG TTATGAATTCCAGATGCAGTATGGATCAATTGGTTGGTCAGTAGGTGCTACTCTTGGATACGCACAGGCTGCAACCAATAAGCGTGTGATTGCATGCATTGGTGATGGCAGTTTTCAG GTGACGGCACAGGATATTTCAACAATGATCCGTTGTGGACAAAAGAGCATCATCTTCCTCATTAACAATGGAGGTTATACAATTGAAGTTGAGATTCATGATGGTCCATACAATGTGATCAAGAATTGGGACTATACCCGCTTTGTGAGTGCCATCCATAATGGACAAGGGAAATGCTGGACTGCCAAG GTACGTACGGAGGAAGATTTGATAGAAGCAATTGCAACTGCTACTGGAACAGAGAAAGATTCACTATGTTTTATAGAAGTTTTTGCACACAAGGATGACACCAGCAAAGAGTTGCTAGAATGGGGATCCCGGGTTGCTGCTGCTAACAGCCGTCCTCCTAATCCCCAATAG
- the LOC11433598 gene encoding GDSL esterase/lipase At1g31550: MASPVWSLQQQWLFIVLPLVFTTAATSCYSSIFSFGDSLTDTGNLYFISQPQSPDCLLPPYGKTHFHHPNGRCSDGRLIVDFIAEFFRLPYLKPYLGFINGGNIEHGVNFAVAGATALDRSFFEEKEFVVEVTANYSLIVQLDGFKELLPSICNSTSSCKGVLHSSLFIVGEIGGNDYGFPLFQTSVFGDLITYVPRVVSVITSSIRELINLGAVTILVPGSLPLGCNPAYLTMFATKDEEEYDQAGCLKWLNKFFEYHNELLQTELHKLRVLYPFTNIIYADYFNAALQLYKSPEQYGFDGNAFKVCCGGGGPYNYNDSALCGNSEVIACDDPSKYVSWDGYHLTEAAHRWMTEALLEGPYTIPKFSFSCLSSE, encoded by the exons ATGGCTTCACCAGTTTGGTCCCTCCAACAACAATGGTTATTCATTGTTCTGCCACTGGTTTTTACTACTGCTGCTACTAGTTGCTACTCTTCAATCTTCAGCTTCGGAGATTCCCTCACTGATACCGGAAACTTGTATTTCATTTCCCAACCACAGAGCCCCGATTGTCTGCTCCCTCCTTACGGTAAAACCCATTTTCATCATCCCAATGGACGCTGCTCTGATGGCCGCCTCATCGTTGATTTCATCG CTGAGTTTTTCAGGCTTCCATATTTGAAACCTTATCTGGGTTTCATAAATGGTGGGAACATTGAGCATGGAGTGAATTTTGCGGTTGCTGGAGCTACTGCGTTAGATCGAAGTTTCTTTGAAGAGAAAGAGTTTGTTGTTGAAGTGACTGCAAATTACTCTCTCATTGTTCAGTTAGATGGGTTCAAGGAATTGTTGCCTTCTATCTGCAATTCTACTTCAA GCTGCAAAGGTGTTCTTCACAGCTCCTTGTTTATTGTGGGAGAGATAGGAGGCAATGACTATGGTTTTCCTTTGTTTCAAACAAGTGTATTTGGAGATCTTATTACTTACGTACCCCGAGTAGTATCTGTAATCACTTCATCAATTAGG GAGTTGATTAATTTAGGTGCTGTCACGATTTTGGTTCCTGGAAGTTTACCACTTGGATGCAATCCAGCCTATTTAACAATGTTTGCGACTAAAGATGAAGAGGAGTATGATCAAGCTGGATGTTTGAAATGGTTAAACAAGTTTTTTGAATACCATAATGAGCTGCTTCAAACCGAACTACATAAGCTTCGAGTGCTGTATCCTTTTACTAATATCATCTATGCAGATTATTTCAATGCTGCATTGCAGTTGTACAAATCTCCAGAACAATATG GGTTTGATGGAAATGCTTTTAAAGTTTGTTGTGGAGGTGGAGGCCCTTACAATTACAATGATTCAGCACTATGTGGAAACTCAGAAGTGATTGCATGTGATGATCCTTCAAAATATGTTAGCTGGGATGGATATCATCTTACTGAGGCTGCACATAGATGGATGACTGAGGCTTTATTAGAAGGACCATACACCATCCCTAAATTTAGTTTCTCTTGTCTTAGTAGTGAGTGA